In the genome of Deltaproteobacteria bacterium, one region contains:
- a CDS encoding MCE family protein — protein sequence MKLTPETKVGIIVFLGIMILTYMSFQVGEFRVSKNVGKSINLIFDSVAGLSKDASVQVAGVEVGKVYKISLVNGKAHVNVRIYADLNIDRKSRAYIRSVGLLGDKYIDIALGNSGSYLKDGGTLISPPESEDIGKLVGKLSSIADDFKEVSSSLRNTLGGTEGEASIRQILKNFRDLGITLNRMVGRNEERFTHIMENIDQLSGTLNQTLGAHRADIDQTLTNARSASTSLDSIFRKVDEGQGTMGRLINEDDLSENLNQALVSANDVLGVKKKYRTYVGLRTEDLVEAKDAKGYVSLELLPRKDKFYLFELVSPEGTKGNRSQSRTVSHITNSGPGAGSAFFPVDVTQTVVKEKTSDRLMYTAMFGRRFGHTSLRLGLEESAGGIGIDHTFFGNRLGLHLDLWDFQGDNSFGGSAHAKVRADFNFLKYFYLNAGYDNFLNNEDSSLFYGAGIKFNDEDIKDLFSLLPLKR from the coding sequence ATGAAACTGACACCTGAAACCAAGGTGGGCATCATCGTATTTCTCGGGATCATGATTCTGACCTACATGTCCTTCCAGGTCGGGGAATTCCGGGTTTCCAAAAATGTCGGGAAATCGATTAACCTCATCTTCGACTCCGTGGCCGGGCTGAGCAAAGACGCCTCCGTGCAGGTCGCGGGCGTCGAGGTCGGCAAGGTATACAAGATCAGCCTCGTCAACGGAAAAGCTCACGTCAATGTCCGGATTTATGCCGATCTCAATATCGACCGGAAATCCCGTGCCTATATCCGGTCGGTGGGACTTCTGGGCGACAAGTATATCGACATCGCCCTGGGAAATTCCGGAAGTTATCTGAAAGACGGCGGCACCCTCATCTCCCCGCCGGAGAGTGAAGACATCGGGAAACTCGTGGGCAAGCTCTCCTCCATCGCCGACGATTTCAAGGAGGTCTCTTCATCCTTGAGAAACACATTGGGCGGTACCGAAGGGGAGGCCTCCATCCGGCAGATCCTGAAAAATTTCCGGGACCTCGGCATCACCCTCAACCGCATGGTCGGCCGAAACGAAGAACGCTTCACCCACATTATGGAAAATATCGATCAATTAAGCGGAACGCTCAACCAAACCCTTGGAGCACACCGGGCGGACATCGATCAGACCCTCACCAACGCACGCTCGGCGAGCACCTCCCTGGACAGCATCTTCCGAAAGGTCGATGAGGGGCAGGGGACGATGGGGAGACTCATCAACGAAGACGACCTCTCGGAGAACCTGAATCAGGCCCTCGTTTCCGCCAACGACGTACTGGGGGTCAAGAAGAAGTACCGCACCTACGTCGGGCTACGGACGGAAGATCTGGTGGAGGCGAAAGACGCCAAGGGATATGTCTCGCTGGAGCTTCTCCCGAGGAAGGACAAGTTCTATCTTTTCGAGCTGGTCAGTCCCGAAGGGACCAAGGGAAATCGGTCGCAAAGCCGGACGGTAAGCCATATCACGAACAGCGGCCCCGGCGCCGGGTCCGCATTCTTCCCTGTTGACGTCACCCAAACCGTCGTAAAAGAAAAAACCTCAGACCGCCTCATGTACACGGCCATGTTCGGCAGGCGCTTCGGTCATACTTCGCTCAGGCTCGGTCTGGAGGAGAGTGCCGGCGGAATCGGAATCGACCACACCTTCTTCGGAAACCGGCTGGGACTCCACCTGGATCTCTGGGATTTTCAGGGAGATAACAGCTTCGGCGGCAGCGCCCATGCCAAGGTCCGGGCCGACTTCAACTTCCTGAAATATTTCTACCTCAACGCCGGATACGACAACTTTCTGAACAACGAGGACTCCTCCCTCTTTTACGGGGCCGGGATCAAATTCAACGACGAGGATATCAAGGACCTTTTCAGCCTCCTCCCGCTCAAACGCTGA
- the radA gene encoding DNA repair protein RadA: protein MSAKKSKTAYVCSECGADHLKWVGQCTNCNGWNTLKEFHPGGGNGTERSWTTGYAGTEPRVEILSQVGEPDHLRITSGMGEFDRVIGGGFIPGAVILLAGAPGSGKSTALLQILAHASRQYRTLYVSGEESLEQIAGRARRIGLPTENLRMLSDTSAERICEIADREKPAIMVIDSIQVMYHEGVDAAPGGVSQVRECTAFLTRYAKANNMILLLIGHVTKDQNLAGPMTLSHIVDTQIMLSSTDDSRFRIMRATKNRFGAVNEVGLFAMTGKGLKEVKNPSAMFLSRSDDPKPGSVVNVLWEGSRPLLVEIQALVVESQYGNARRLGVGVEQNRIAMLLAVLTRHGGLSTADQDVFVNCVGGIRVSETSADLAVILGIVSSYRDVAIPHDLFVFGEVGLSGEIRPVPNGESRIHEACKHGFKKAILPKANLPKRPGADMEIIGVGNISEALDAL, encoded by the coding sequence ATGTCCGCAAAAAAATCAAAAACCGCCTATGTCTGTTCGGAGTGCGGCGCCGATCATCTGAAATGGGTCGGGCAGTGTACGAACTGCAACGGCTGGAACACACTGAAGGAGTTCCATCCCGGCGGCGGGAATGGTACGGAAAGAAGCTGGACCACGGGATACGCCGGCACCGAACCCAGGGTGGAAATCCTCAGTCAGGTCGGGGAACCGGACCATCTCCGGATCACAAGCGGGATGGGGGAATTCGATCGCGTCATCGGCGGCGGGTTTATCCCGGGGGCGGTCATTCTGCTGGCCGGCGCTCCCGGCTCGGGCAAGAGTACCGCCCTGCTGCAGATCCTGGCCCATGCCTCCCGCCAATACCGTACGCTCTATGTATCGGGAGAGGAATCGCTGGAACAGATTGCGGGCAGGGCCCGCCGGATCGGCCTGCCGACGGAAAATCTCCGGATGCTTTCGGACACTTCCGCGGAGAGGATCTGTGAAATCGCAGACCGGGAGAAACCGGCGATCATGGTCATCGACTCCATTCAGGTCATGTATCACGAGGGCGTCGATGCCGCCCCCGGCGGAGTCTCCCAGGTCCGGGAATGCACCGCCTTCCTGACCCGCTATGCCAAGGCAAACAATATGATTCTGCTTCTCATCGGGCACGTGACAAAGGACCAGAACCTTGCGGGGCCGATGACACTGAGTCATATCGTCGATACGCAGATCATGTTGTCCTCCACGGACGACTCACGCTTCAGGATCATGCGGGCCACGAAAAACCGTTTCGGGGCCGTCAATGAGGTCGGGCTTTTCGCCATGACCGGCAAGGGACTAAAGGAAGTCAAGAATCCTTCGGCCATGTTTCTGAGCCGCTCCGATGATCCGAAACCGGGCAGTGTCGTCAATGTTCTCTGGGAGGGAAGTCGCCCCCTGTTGGTGGAGATCCAGGCCCTGGTCGTAGAATCACAGTACGGCAACGCCCGACGGCTCGGTGTAGGCGTGGAACAAAACCGGATCGCGATGCTGCTGGCGGTATTGACGAGGCATGGCGGACTCTCTACCGCGGACCAGGACGTCTTCGTGAATTGTGTGGGAGGCATTCGTGTCAGCGAAACAAGCGCCGATCTGGCCGTGATCTTGGGGATTGTTTCCAGCTACCGGGACGTGGCGATCCCTCATGACCTTTTCGTCTTCGGTGAGGTCGGTCTTTCCGGGGAGATCCGTCCGGTCCCGAACGGAGAGAGCCGGATCCATGAAGCCTGTAAACACGGCTTCAAAAAGGCGATCCTCCCGAAGGCCAATCTCCCGAAACGTCCCGGAGCCGACATGGAAATCATCGGCGTCGGGAACATCTCAGAAGCACTTGACGCTCTGTAG
- a CDS encoding ABC transporter permease → MLGQLIMSFLEETGKVFLLFGQALRWSLRRPLYARLIIRQMLEVGVNSIPVVLITATFTGMVLALQTHTGFQRFNAESLVGTVVALSMTRELGPVLTGLIVAGRAGSAMAAELGTMRVTEQIDALYTLATNPVKYLVVPRLIAGILMLPVMTVLSDIVGIYGGFFVSVRVLDANRTIYLRRTWDFLQFSDIYSGLVKAAFFGLVISLIGCYKGFYTRGGAEGVGRATTGSVVISSMVILISDYILTAVLF, encoded by the coding sequence ATGCTGGGTCAACTGATCATGAGCTTTTTGGAAGAGACGGGGAAGGTTTTCCTCCTCTTCGGTCAGGCCCTGCGGTGGAGCCTTCGCCGCCCCCTTTACGCCCGGCTTATCATCCGGCAGATGTTGGAAGTGGGCGTTAATTCCATCCCGGTCGTTTTGATCACGGCCACCTTTACCGGGATGGTCCTGGCCCTGCAGACCCACACCGGCTTCCAGCGATTCAACGCGGAAAGCCTCGTGGGCACGGTCGTCGCCCTCTCCATGACCCGGGAATTAGGACCGGTGTTGACGGGGCTGATCGTTGCCGGACGGGCCGGTTCCGCCATGGCCGCGGAGCTGGGAACCATGCGGGTGACGGAACAAATCGACGCCCTCTACACCCTGGCGACGAACCCGGTCAAATACCTCGTGGTCCCCCGTCTCATCGCGGGAATCCTCATGCTGCCGGTGATGACCGTGCTGTCCGACATCGTCGGGATCTACGGCGGCTTCTTTGTCAGCGTCCGGGTTCTGGATGCCAACCGGACCATCTATCTGCGACGGACCTGGGACTTCCTGCAATTCAGCGACATCTACAGCGGTCTCGTCAAAGCAGCCTTCTTCGGTCTGGTCATTTCACTGATCGGATGTTATAAGGGATTTTACACCCGCGGCGGCGCAGAGGGGGTCGGACGGGCCACCACCGGTTCCGTGGTGATCTCCTCCATGGTGATCTTGATTTCCGACTACATCCTGACGGCCGTTCTCTTTTAA
- a CDS encoding UPF0280 family protein translates to MAYEARDYRNRMETKDLVSFQVMIKETDLAISAVSDLSEEAHRHLREIRRGLEQYLRKHPEFLSAMEPLTVNPDAPPLIREMAKAGEAAGVGPMAAVAGAVAEAVGRKLLAQSPEVIVENGGDIFLVSKRERIISIEAGDSPFSRHIGIRIGKASPLGICTSSGTVGHSISFGKSDAVCVLAPSAALADAAATAAGNRVQGPGDLREALDFLAQIPGISGGLIVFGKKMGAWGEVELVKL, encoded by the coding sequence ATGGCCTACGAAGCTCGGGACTACAGAAACCGGATGGAAACGAAAGACCTGGTCTCTTTCCAGGTAATGATCAAGGAGACCGATCTTGCAATCTCGGCCGTCTCGGACCTGAGCGAAGAGGCCCACCGACACCTCCGGGAGATTCGCAGGGGGCTGGAGCAGTATCTCCGGAAACATCCGGAATTTCTCTCCGCCATGGAACCTTTGACCGTAAACCCGGATGCACCTCCCCTGATCCGGGAGATGGCCAAAGCGGGAGAGGCGGCCGGTGTCGGTCCCATGGCCGCCGTCGCCGGAGCCGTGGCCGAGGCCGTCGGGCGGAAACTGCTGGCGCAAAGCCCTGAGGTCATCGTGGAAAACGGGGGGGACATCTTTCTTGTTTCGAAACGGGAACGGATCATCTCGATTGAGGCCGGGGATTCCCCCTTCAGCCGACACATCGGGATCCGGATCGGGAAGGCCTCTCCCCTTGGAATCTGTACATCCTCCGGGACCGTCGGCCATTCCATCAGCTTCGGAAAGAGTGACGCCGTCTGTGTCCTCGCCCCGTCGGCAGCCCTGGCCGACGCAGCGGCGACCGCCGCCGGAAACCGCGTACAGGGACCGGGGGATCTCCGGGAAGCCCTCGATTTTCTCGCACAGATCCCGGGGATCTCCGGCGGACTCATTGTTTTCGGAAAAAAAATGGGGGCATGGGGAGAGGTGGAACTGGTCAAACTCTGA
- a CDS encoding ABC transporter ATP-binding protein, which translates to MIKIVDLYKSFQAKPVLQGVNLDIRDGESMVIIGGSGTGKSVLIKHIIGILRPDSGRIYVTGDEVTLMNEQELNDMRKKFGMLFQGAALFDSLSVWENVGFGLKQHSALSNDEIFEIATEKLAMVGLYGVEELRPSELSGGMQKRVGLARAIAMEPEILLYDEPTTGLDPINADMINNLIIEMREKLKVTSVAITHDMVSAYKIADRIAMIHQGKIIEVGTPEEIRTTDNPYVRQFISGNAEGPITEDLEKALMERSGK; encoded by the coding sequence ATGATCAAAATCGTCGATCTCTATAAATCTTTTCAGGCAAAACCGGTCCTGCAGGGTGTGAATCTCGACATCCGGGACGGCGAGAGCATGGTGATCATCGGCGGGAGCGGTACGGGAAAGAGCGTTCTCATCAAGCATATCATCGGGATTCTGCGTCCCGACAGCGGTCGGATCTATGTTACGGGAGACGAGGTCACCCTGATGAACGAGCAGGAGCTGAACGACATGCGAAAAAAGTTCGGGATGCTCTTCCAGGGCGCCGCCCTCTTCGATTCGCTCAGTGTCTGGGAAAATGTCGGATTCGGACTTAAGCAACATTCCGCACTATCGAATGATGAAATCTTTGAAATCGCCACGGAAAAGCTTGCCATGGTCGGGCTCTACGGGGTGGAGGAACTCCGTCCGTCGGAACTTTCCGGGGGGATGCAAAAAAGGGTCGGCCTGGCCCGCGCCATCGCCATGGAACCGGAGATCCTTCTCTACGACGAACCGACGACCGGACTCGATCCGATTAACGCCGACATGATCAACAACCTGATCATCGAGATGCGGGAGAAATTAAAGGTCACCTCCGTGGCGATTACCCACGACATGGTCAGCGCCTACAAGATCGCCGACCGGATCGCCATGATTCACCAGGGGAAAATTATTGAAGTGGGAACGCCCGAAGAGATCCGGACCACCGACAACCCCTACGTTCGTCAATTCATTTCGGGCAACGCCGAGGGACCCATTACGGAAGATCTGGAAAAAGCACTGATGGAGAGGAGCGGCAAATGA
- the alr gene encoding alanine racemase, producing MPIQRPTTAKINLQALRRNLQTVRNRIGETREIFAVVKANAYGHGAMEVGRVLQSEGISHFGVATLEEGTELRRNGITGSITILGGLLPDQFEGLFEYDLTPAVYNMEWAERLSRKAVRHRKTIPVQIKVDTGMGRLGFSAGEAPERIAAITDLPGLKIMGVFSHFAFADLDNPECVQAQSAALSRIQKTVGEKGISIPFWHLSNSGAVLAFPSALFNMVRPGIMLYGIAPSEDFSLQEPLAPVLSWETRIIHLKEVPAGTPLSYGHTFVTGRPSRIATLPVGYADGYPRRLSNRAQVLLHGHRAPVVGRVTMDMTLIDVTGIHETALGDRVTLLGKDGGEEITAWELARWNDSIAYEILCGIRRRVPRIYHDPSPDRPV from the coding sequence ATGCCGATTCAGCGCCCTACCACAGCTAAGATCAACCTCCAGGCCCTCCGCCGGAATCTGCAGACGGTACGAAATCGGATCGGCGAAACCAGGGAGATCTTTGCCGTCGTCAAGGCCAATGCCTACGGTCACGGAGCGATGGAGGTCGGACGAGTTCTGCAGTCGGAGGGAATCAGCCACTTCGGTGTGGCGACCTTGGAAGAGGGAACGGAACTCCGCCGGAACGGGATTACAGGCTCGATCACGATCTTAGGGGGACTCCTTCCCGATCAGTTCGAGGGCCTGTTTGAATATGACCTGACCCCGGCCGTCTATAACATGGAATGGGCCGAACGCCTCTCCCGGAAGGCCGTCCGGCACCGCAAGACAATTCCGGTACAGATCAAGGTGGACACCGGCATGGGGCGTCTCGGGTTTTCCGCCGGGGAGGCCCCGGAACGGATCGCCGCCATCACCGACCTCCCCGGTCTGAAGATCATGGGGGTCTTCTCCCATTTTGCCTTTGCCGACCTGGACAATCCGGAATGCGTACAGGCGCAATCCGCAGCCCTTTCCCGGATACAGAAAACGGTGGGGGAGAAGGGCATCTCCATCCCCTTCTGGCACCTCTCAAACAGCGGCGCCGTTCTGGCCTTTCCGTCCGCCCTGTTCAACATGGTCCGACCGGGAATCATGCTCTACGGAATCGCTCCTTCGGAAGACTTCTCTCTGCAAGAACCCCTTGCCCCGGTCCTCTCCTGGGAGACCCGGATCATCCATCTCAAGGAGGTCCCGGCCGGGACTCCCCTGAGCTACGGTCACACCTTCGTCACCGGACGACCGAGCCGGATCGCCACACTCCCGGTCGGATATGCCGACGGCTACCCCCGCCGCCTTTCCAACCGGGCACAGGTTCTTCTCCACGGCCACCGGGCCCCCGTGGTCGGCCGGGTCACCATGGACATGACCCTAATCGATGTAACCGGAATTCACGAAACAGCGCTGGGGGACCGTGTGACCCTCCTCGGAAAAGACGGTGGAGAGGAAATCACGGCCTGGGAGCTCGCCCGATGGAACGACTCCATTGCCTATGAGATTCTCTGCGGTATCCGGCGCCGGGTCCCGCGTATCTATCATGATCCGTCGCCGGACCGTCCGGTCTGA
- a CDS encoding site-specific DNA-methyltransferase: protein MANEKYTQKRSGTGTSAFGSPGRISHDATKFYKSRLYEGLRDTKKVRYIENKIPAKNINKIFCKSSEKMDELPDNSIHLMVTSPPYNVSKEYDDNLSLNEHLNLLNTVWRETYRVLVPGGRACINVANLGRKPYIPLHGYIIEGMQKIGYLMRGEIIWNKASSASPSTAWGSWLSAANPVLRDIHEYILVFSKKTFSRKKNDPENTIKKEEFLEWTKSVWTFQAVSARQIGHPAPFPEELPHRLIQLYTFKDDVVLDPFVGSGSTCLSAVKDERNYVGYDIDSEYVKSAEKRIADYTNQLQSSQQ from the coding sequence ATGGCAAACGAAAAATATACACAAAAAAGATCCGGTACCGGGACCAGCGCATTCGGGAGTCCGGGACGTATCAGTCACGATGCCACCAAATTTTATAAAAGCAGATTGTATGAAGGCTTACGTGATACCAAGAAGGTCCGATATATTGAAAACAAAATTCCTGCAAAAAACATCAACAAGATCTTCTGCAAATCCAGTGAAAAAATGGACGAGTTGCCTGATAACAGTATCCATTTAATGGTGACTTCACCTCCCTATAATGTATCCAAAGAATATGATGATAATTTGAGTTTGAACGAACACTTAAATTTACTCAATACTGTTTGGCGTGAAACGTATCGTGTTTTGGTTCCCGGCGGCCGTGCATGTATCAATGTTGCCAATCTTGGCAGAAAACCTTACATCCCGCTTCATGGCTACATCATAGAAGGCATGCAAAAAATTGGTTATCTTATGCGTGGTGAAATCATATGGAACAAGGCTTCAAGCGCAAGTCCTTCAACAGCTTGGGGAAGTTGGCTTTCCGCCGCGAATCCCGTGCTAAGGGATATTCACGAATATATTCTGGTTTTTTCCAAAAAAACATTTTCAAGAAAGAAAAACGATCCGGAAAACACCATTAAAAAAGAAGAATTTCTTGAATGGACAAAAAGCGTATGGACCTTTCAGGCCGTTTCAGCAAGACAAATCGGACATCCGGCTCCCTTCCCTGAAGAATTGCCCCACCGACTGATTCAGTTATATACGTTCAAGGACGATGTTGTTTTGGATCCCTTTGTTGGAAGTGGATCAACCTGCCTTTCCGCGGTAAAAGACGAACGAAATTATGTGGGATACGATATCGATTCTGAATATGTAAAATCGGCGGAGAAAAGAATTGCCGACTATACCAATCAGTTACAATCATCTCAACAATGA
- the recN gene encoding DNA repair protein RecN encodes MLRDLRIRDFAIIEDLLLTFDAGLNIITGDTGAGKSILIEALGLILGGRGSVDMIRTGAEEARITARFDLSGHPEKAASLAALGLEVDEDELIIHRALSRNGKGRVAVNGDPATVRMLTQIGEGLVDIHGQHEHHSLLKRENHLALLDAFGGSGDLRSAYRAAYDELTGLQKELEKLDQEEQDRERRIDFLQFQIDEIDAVAPVPEEDEALEEEVRLLSHAERITELAAESYRLLYEEEDSLYDRAGRLSALLSSLSEFDGRASGIADACEEVKFRLEDMAHSLRDHAGGIESDPAKLADREDRLEKLRTLKRKYGGTLAEVFDYRRKAEEELHRLHRAGENRSRLEEDFRNRLARTVDLAGKLSAKRHRASQRLEERLEQELAGLAMAGTRFAVEIVPVKPGGKDLQDGKGGTLTPTGYDRVEFMVSPNPGEEAKPLVRIASGGELSRIMLSIKTVLAGVDRVGVLIFDEVDSGVGGGIAEILGKRLREVAEGRQVICITHIPQVASQGQHHTHIAKEVIRGRTSVSAHPLTQEERVREIARMLGGVEITETTIRHAEEMLNRTA; translated from the coding sequence ATGCTGCGGGACCTGCGCATCCGTGACTTTGCCATTATCGAAGACCTCCTTTTGACCTTTGACGCCGGCCTCAATATTATCACCGGCGATACGGGAGCCGGGAAGTCGATCCTCATCGAGGCGCTCGGCCTGATCCTGGGAGGACGGGGATCCGTCGACATGATCCGCACCGGTGCGGAGGAGGCACGGATTACGGCCCGTTTCGATCTCTCAGGCCATCCGGAAAAGGCAGCATCCCTTGCCGCCCTCGGATTAGAAGTCGACGAAGATGAACTGATCATTCATCGAGCCTTGAGCCGAAACGGAAAGGGCCGTGTGGCCGTGAACGGGGACCCTGCCACGGTAAGGATGCTCACCCAAATCGGCGAAGGTCTCGTCGATATCCATGGCCAACATGAACATCACTCCCTCCTCAAACGGGAGAATCACCTGGCCCTTTTAGATGCCTTCGGCGGCAGCGGCGATCTTCGATCCGCATACCGCGCCGCCTATGACGAACTGACCGGATTGCAGAAGGAGCTGGAGAAACTCGATCAGGAGGAGCAAGACCGGGAACGCCGCATTGATTTCCTCCAATTCCAGATCGACGAGATCGATGCCGTGGCCCCGGTACCGGAAGAGGACGAAGCTCTGGAAGAGGAGGTCCGCCTCCTCTCCCATGCCGAACGGATCACCGAACTGGCAGCGGAGTCCTACAGGCTCCTCTATGAAGAGGAAGACTCTCTGTACGACCGGGCAGGGAGGCTTTCGGCGCTGCTTTCGTCCCTCTCCGAGTTCGACGGACGGGCAAGCGGGATTGCCGATGCGTGCGAGGAGGTGAAGTTCCGCCTGGAAGATATGGCCCATTCCCTGCGGGACCATGCCGGGGGGATCGAGTCCGATCCGGCAAAACTGGCCGACCGGGAAGACCGACTGGAGAAACTGAGAACGCTGAAACGGAAATACGGGGGGACGCTCGCCGAAGTCTTTGACTACCGGCGAAAAGCGGAAGAAGAACTCCACCGCCTGCACAGGGCCGGAGAAAACCGATCCCGCCTGGAAGAAGATTTCCGGAACCGGCTTGCCCGAACGGTCGACCTGGCCGGCAAACTCTCCGCCAAACGGCACCGGGCTTCACAACGACTGGAAGAACGTCTGGAACAGGAGCTGGCCGGTCTGGCCATGGCCGGGACCCGCTTCGCCGTCGAAATCGTTCCCGTAAAACCGGGAGGCAAGGACTTACAAGACGGGAAGGGAGGGACCCTGACCCCGACCGGATACGACCGGGTCGAATTTATGGTCTCACCAAACCCGGGAGAGGAGGCCAAGCCCCTGGTGCGGATTGCCTCCGGAGGAGAGCTTTCCAGGATCATGCTCTCCATCAAAACCGTCCTGGCCGGTGTGGATCGGGTCGGCGTCCTGATCTTCGACGAAGTCGATTCCGGTGTCGGAGGCGGAATTGCTGAAATCCTGGGAAAAAGGCTCCGGGAGGTCGCCGAAGGACGACAGGTCATCTGCATCACCCATATCCCCCAGGTCGCAAGCCAGGGACAGCATCACACCCATATCGCAAAAGAGGTCATTCGAGGGAGAACCTCCGTCTCGGCACACCCCCTGACGCAAGAAGAACGGGTCCGGGAGATCGCACGAATGCTGGGCGGAGTCGAAATCACGGAGACTACGATCCGTCATGCTGAAGAGATGCTCAACCGGACCGCATGA
- a CDS encoding transcription termination factor Rho — protein sequence MNIVALKEKSIADLNKVAKSMKVEGASGMRKQELIFAILQAQTEKSGFIFGEGVLETLPDGFGFLRSQDYNYLPGPDDIYVSPSQIRRFNLRTGDTISGQIRPPKETERYFALLKVEAVNYEDPERAKDKILFDNLTPLYPDERLTLERESEEPSTRVVDLLAPIGKGQRGLIVSPPKAGKTMLLQNIANSITQNHPECVLIVLLIDERPEEVTDMARSVQGEVVSSTFDEPAQRHVQVAEMVSEKAKRLVEHNKDVVILLDSITRLARAYNTVVPSSGKILSGGVDSNALHKPKRFFGAARNIEGGGSLTIIATALIDTGSRMDDIIYEEFKGTGNMEIHLERKLLEKRIFPAIDIPRSGTRKEELLVDKDDLNRIWILRKLLHPMGVVESMEFLLDKLKGTKDNKEFLAAMNQ from the coding sequence CTGAACATCGTGGCCTTGAAAGAAAAGAGTATCGCCGACCTCAACAAGGTTGCCAAGAGCATGAAGGTCGAAGGGGCCAGCGGAATGCGGAAGCAGGAGTTGATCTTTGCGATCCTTCAGGCACAGACGGAAAAGAGCGGCTTCATCTTCGGCGAAGGGGTCCTGGAAACCCTGCCCGACGGTTTCGGATTCCTCCGGTCCCAGGACTACAACTACCTGCCGGGCCCCGACGATATCTATGTCTCGCCTTCCCAGATCCGGCGGTTTAATCTCCGGACGGGAGATACCATCTCCGGCCAGATCCGGCCACCCAAGGAGACGGAGCGTTATTTCGCCCTCCTCAAGGTCGAGGCCGTTAACTATGAAGACCCGGAACGGGCCAAGGACAAGATCCTGTTCGACAACCTGACCCCGCTCTATCCGGATGAACGCCTTACCCTGGAACGGGAGAGTGAAGAACCCTCCACCCGGGTGGTCGATCTTCTGGCTCCCATCGGCAAGGGACAAAGAGGCCTGATCGTCTCTCCGCCGAAGGCCGGCAAGACCATGCTCCTTCAGAATATCGCCAACTCGATTACACAGAACCATCCCGAATGTGTTCTGATCGTACTTCTCATCGACGAACGGCCGGAGGAAGTGACGGACATGGCCCGCAGCGTCCAGGGCGAGGTGGTCAGTTCCACCTTCGATGAGCCGGCCCAGCGCCATGTGCAGGTGGCCGAAATGGTAAGCGAGAAAGCAAAGCGCCTCGTGGAACATAACAAGGATGTCGTCATCCTTCTCGACAGCATTACCCGCCTGGCCCGAGCCTATAACACCGTCGTTCCTTCAAGCGGGAAGATTCTTTCCGGCGGGGTCGACTCCAACGCCCTTCACAAACCGAAGCGTTTTTTCGGCGCCGCCCGGAATATCGAAGGGGGCGGCAGTCTCACCATCATTGCGACGGCCCTCATCGATACGGGAAGCCGGATGGACGACATTATCTACGAAGAGTTCAAAGGGACCGGGAACATGGAGATTCATCTGGAGCGGAAACTCCTGGAAAAACGGATCTTCCCGGCCATCGACATTCCCCGCTCGGGAACCCGGAAAGAGGAACTCCTGGTTGACAAGGACGATCTCAACCGGATCTGGATCCTGCGGAAGCTCCTTCACCCCATGGGTGTCGTAGAAAGCATGGAATTTCTTCTCGACAAGCTGAAGGGAACCAAGGACAACAAGGAATTCCTGGCCGCCATGAACCAGTAA
- a CDS encoding YggU family protein, with protein MLDCVMKEDPEGMTLRVRIQPGASRDQVVGVAEAVLRLRITAPPVEGAANRQCIKFLAKKLRIAKSKITLLKGEHSRVKVLRINGISSDDLEKLLP; from the coding sequence ATGCTGGATTGTGTGATGAAAGAAGATCCGGAGGGGATGACGCTGCGGGTCCGGATCCAGCCCGGCGCCTCGCGGGATCAGGTTGTGGGCGTTGCGGAAGCCGTCCTTCGACTGCGAATTACCGCGCCCCCCGTGGAGGGGGCCGCCAACCGGCAGTGCATCAAATTCCTTGCCAAGAAACTCCGTATCGCCAAGTCAAAGATTACCCTCCTCAAGGGAGAACACTCGAGAGTGAAAGTCCTCCGAATCAACGGCATCTCTTCCGACGACTTGGAAAAACTCCTTCCCTGA